From Ananas comosus cultivar F153 linkage group 8, ASM154086v1, whole genome shotgun sequence, one genomic window encodes:
- the LOC109714313 gene encoding inositol phosphorylceramide glucuronosyltransferase 1, whose product MRRLGFFVVVASLAVAILGWGIGVGAESEEAYVTLLYGDEFVLGVRVLGKSIRDTGARRDMVVLVSDGVSDYAKQLLRADGWIVEPIKLLANPNNVRPKRFWGVYTKLKIFNMTRYKKVVYLDADTIVVKSIEDLFKCGKFCANLKHSERMNSGVMVVEPSEALFKDMMSKVKSLPSYTGGDQGFLNSYYADFPNAHVFDPNLSSEELQSKPEPDLQRLSTLYNADVGLYMLANKWMVDENELRVIHYTLGPLKPWDWWTAWLLKPVEVWQTIRETLEESLPGTGGGRNPHDQLVVKVLFILPICILFFCYYQSCLQIYRGLSGVSWNLCGFARRAYYRYRSSGGLPVYSSVGVASSSIANSNQQFSNGMHSKLPPYLCAISILICFTAVAISFGLAFIVIPRQVMPWTGLLLMYEWIFVTFFLMFESYLRVVYYWGNATASQLGYGNPDSSEYHTGKGNQRNISDFDSVVCFYWMGMAFLAVIAPSLPCLLGVTALFARLGLFVVGGIILAAFMTYASEHLAIRAFVKGEKDRDLPRTRRRCLLCY is encoded by the exons ATGAGGAGATTAGggttcttcgtcgtcgtcgcctcCCTCGCGGTGGCGATTCTCGGATGGGGGATCGGCGTGGGGGCCGAATCGGAGGAGGCGTACGTCACCCTCCTCTACGGCGACGAGTTCGTGCTCGGGGTCCGCGTCCTCGGAAAGTCGATCCGGGACACGGGGGCGAGGAGGGACATGGTCGTGCTCGTCTCCGATGGGGTCTCGGATTACGCGAAGCAGCTTCTTAGG GCTGATGGATGGATTGTGGAGCCTATAAAATTATTGGCTAATCCAAATAATGTGAGGCCAAAAAGGTTCTGGGGAGTCTACACCAAATTAAAGATCTTTAATATGACAAGGTATAAAAAAG TTGTTTATCTCGATGCAGATACAATCGTGGTGAAAAGTATTGAGGATCTCTTCAAATGTGGAAAGTTCTGCGCAAATTTGAAACACTCTGAAAGAATGAACTCTGGAGTAATGGTTGTAGAGCCATCTGAAGCACTCTTTAAAGATATGATGAGCAAAGTAAAGTCCCTGCCTTCTTATACTGGAG GAGACCAAGGCTTTCTGAATTCATATTATGCTGATTTTCCAAATGCTCATGTCTTTGATCCAAATTTATCGTCAGAAGAGTTACAATCTAAACCTGAACCTGATCTGCAGCGGCTTTCTACACTATATAATGCGGATGTTGGTCTTTACATGCTAGCCAATAAG TGGATGGTTGATGAAAATGAACTTCGAGTTATTCACTACACACTTGGTCCCTTAAAGCCCTGGGATTGGTGGACAGCTTGGCTTCTTAAACCTGTGGAAGTATGGCAG ACTATTAGAGAAACACTTGAAGAATCCCTACCAGGAACAGGTGGAGGAAGGAATCCTCATGATCAGTTGGTGGTCAAAGTCTTGTTCATTCTTCCAATTTGCATTCTATTTTTCTGTTACTATCAATCATGCCTGCAG ATTTACAGGGGTCTTTCGGGTGTATCATGGAACCTGTGTGGTTTTGCTAGGCGTGCTTACTACAGATACAGATCTTCTGGGGGGCTTCCGGTTTATTCCAGTGTTGGAGTTGCTTCATCTTCCATTGCCAATTCAAATCAACAG TTTTCAAATGGCATGCATTCCAAGCTACCTCCTTACTTGTGTGCGATTTCCATCTTGATCTGCTTCACCGCTGTTGCAATATCTTTTGGGCTCGCTTTCATTGTCATTCCCCGTCAAGTGATGCCGTGGACGGGTTTGCTGCTGATGTACGAGTGGATATTCGTAACATTTTTCCTTATGTTTGAAAGTTATCTCCGCGTTGTCTACTATTGGGGAAATGCTACAGCAAGTCAACTCGGATATGGAAACCCTGATTCATCAGAATATCACACAGGAAAAG GTAATCAACGCAACATATCCGATTTTGACTCTGTAGTGTGCTTCTATTGGATGGGGATGGCATTTTTAGCTGTGATTGCCCCATCGTTGCCATGCCTACTGGGCGTCACTGCTCTATTTGCCAG GCTCGGTTTGTTCGTCGTGGGAGGTATAATATTGGCTGCGTTCATGACATACGCGTCGGAGCATTTAGCCATCAGAGCTTTCGTGAAAGGCGAGAAGGACCGTGATCTTCCAAGAACTAGAAGAAGGTGCCTATTGTGTTACTAA